CTTTGCCATCAAGTCGAATGTGCCAATCTTGTCATTTGTTGCGCCATACAAAGTTTTTATGCTCATTTtcaaaatgttgcaataaaaaaatgagattttactatcaaaaacatttaatatttgctaacacacacaaatgtacagAAAATCTATTtccaggtaccgggaattggtactgtatcacTTCAAATGTGGACGGTACTCATCCTGAACTGTTCAAacactttttattgttttgtataaGATGACTAGTCGGGAACTCCCTTTCCTGGGGGATGGGGGGTGGGAGGGGGGTTGTGAGGGCGGGTTCCAGTTTAAACCAGAACTTGTAATCCCGATCTCCCAGTAGAATGGGAACACAACATATGTGGCGGTAAGTAATGTTCTTCTTCTTTACACTGCAAACTAGTTGGGGCGGACTCTACGGCGCCACTGCTGTCTACTCCCAAGTAGTGCAGCCTGTTTTGCCTCGAAACATTGCgatgtcaaaaaaaaataaaaatagatgaaTCAAATATTTTAGCAGTGTAAGGTGGATATTCTTTCCTAACAGGACCATATCAaagagaaaaaaactaaacaaaacactgtaaattccggactataagccatacttgccaaccttgagaccgtcTGAATTACtgacgggtcaaactcgtttcgcaaaatagttAGCATAcgccttgaatttccgccgggtcaaactcgtcacgtcacgagtgacacttcacctgtcatcattttcaaaatggaggaggctgatttcaatcatttgaaatcgtataaagggaataagattaagagctattcagtaggatttaaggtccaagctattgaatatgctaaaaagaacagtaagcagctatgttttattaatataccgtagctgcgtgtgtcaaatatgagtcattaaatgactcctgcctcctggtggtagagggcgctagtgatccttcttgcgactactcggctgcagaagaagtgacaacaagcagcaagagtgagcagcttttcctctcgcttgcacttttaacatgaaggattacatatctaaaattaaacagttttctaaactggactttcaatggaagcaggaagtaataaaggaagatctccatcgagacagagagacttttaaaactgaagaaagataagaaagacttctataaacaagttatcgatgcttttgatcagaaggagctgcgcatggacttcatttataagtaaaggtaagagcattataacgttttttttgttaaatgtgcttttcatgatggtatccttacatcacactcaaatttataagcgcaggcctaaatttaccgcatgcctttggtaagcgccggagagagaagaggttttaaattaattagttccCCCACGGTAATTCAaggatatacgatatatatatatatatatatatatatatatatatatatatatatatatatatatatatatatatatatatatatatatatatatatatatacttgaaataTTTGAatttagtgttcatttatttccacatatacacacacgtaacactcctctctactcattgttgtatataAAGTGCAATACTTTGCAGCCAGtaacacagcctttgaaggagcataggtatgggcagcatcagTCACATttcatttgcaggaaaggagtgagtttagaggccctgcgatgaggtggcgtcttgtccagggtgtaccccgccttccgccctattgtagctgagataggcaccagcgccccccgcgagcccaaaggggaataagcggtagaaaaatggatggagtgAGTTTAGAGTTGAATTGTCcttcctcgttctattctctgtcactatctttttttggacattactacttgccatagttttgaagcaatgcatgatgggattccggatgttgtgtgtcagtgtattaaggcgccggctggaataaacccatgctgagaaatagctcagTGCCTGCCTACTGTATggcttctagatagaggtatggacaagggagacatatataatagtctccttcttgcaCTCAGATGTTCTAACATGACTGGGCcgccacgctgtttatatggaggacaaGTGGACGTGACCACAGGTTGTACTCACTCAGGCcgccacgctgtttatatggaggacaaGTGGACGTGACCACAGGTTGTACTCACTCAGGCcgccacgctgtttatatggaggacaaGTGGACGTGACCACAGTCTGTCCTCACTCAGGCcgccacgctgtttatatggaggacaaGTGGACGTGaccacaggctgtcctcactcaggccgccacgctgtttatatggaggacaaGTGGACGTGaccacaggctgtcctcactcaggccgccacgctgtttatatggaggacaaGTGGACGTGACCACAGGTTGTACTCACTCAGGCCGccatgctgtttatatggaggacaaGTGGACGTGACCACAGGCTGTACTCACTCAGGCCGccatgctgtttatatggaggacaaGTGGACGTGaccacaggctgtcctcactcaggccgccacgctgtttatatggaggacaaGTGGACGTGACCACAGGTTGTACTCACTCAGGCCGccatgctgtttatatggaggacaaGTGGACGTGACCACAGGTTGTACTCACTCAGGCCGccatgctgtttatatggaggacaaGTGGACGTGACCACAGGTTGTACTCACTCAGGCcgccacgctgtttatatggaggacaaGTGGACGTGACCACAGGTTGTACTCACTCAGGCcgccacgctgtttatatggaggacaaGTGGACGTGACCACAGTCTGTCCTCACTCAGGCcgccacgctgtttatatggaggacaaGTGGACGTGaccacaggctgtcctcactcaggccgccacgctgtttatatggaggacaaGTGGACGTGaccacaggctgtcctcactcaggccgccacgctgtttatatggaggacaaGTGGACGTGACCACAGGTTGTCCTCACTCAGGCcgccacgctgtttatatggaggacaaGTGGACGTGACCACAGGTTGTCCTCACTCAGGCcgccacgctgtttatatggaggacaaGTGGACGTGACCACAGGTTGTCCTCACTCAGGCtgccacgctgtttatatggaggacaaGTGGACGTGACCACAGGTTGTACTCACTCAGGCtgccacgctgtttatatggaggacaaGTGGACGTGaccacaggctgtcctcactcaggccgccacgctgtttatatggaggacaaGTGGACGTGaccacaggctgtcctcactcaggccgccacgctgtttatatggaggacaaGTGGACGTGACCACAGTCTGTCCTCACTCAGGCCGccatgctgtttatatggaggacaaGTGGACGTGaccacaggctgtcctcactcaggccgccatgctgtttatatggaggacaaGTGGACGTGACCACAGGTTGTACTCACTCAGGCCGccatgctgtttatatggaggacaaGTGGACGTGaccacaggctgtcctcactcaggccgccacgctgtttatatggaggacaaGTGGACGTGaccacaggctgtcctcactcaggccgccatgctgtttatatggaggacaaGTGGACGTGACCACAGGTTGTACTCACTCAGGCCGccatgctgtttatatggaggacaaGTGGACGTGACCACAGGTTGTACTCACTCAGGCcgccacgctgtttatatggaggacaaGTGGACGTGACCACAGGTTGTACTCACTCAGGCcgccacgctgtttatatggaggacaaGTGGACGTGaccacaggctgtcctcactcaggccgccatgctgtttatatggaggacaaGTGGACGTGaccacaggctgtcctcactcaggccgccacgctgtttatatggaggacaaGTGGACGTGaccacaggctgtcctcactcaggccgccatgctgtttatatggaggacaaGTGGACGTGACCACAGGTTGTACTCACTCAGGCcgccacgctgtttatatggaggacaaGTGGACGTGACCACAGGTTGTACTCACTCAGGCCGccatgctgtttatatggaggacaaGTGGACGTGaccacaggctgtcctcactcaggccgccatgctgtttatatggaggacaaGTGGACGTGACcagaggctgtcctcactcaggccgctacgctgtttatatggaggacaaGTGGACGTGACCACAGGTTGTACTCACTCAGGCcgccacgctgtttatatggaggacaaGTGGACGTGaccacaggctgtcctcactcaggccgccatgctgtttatatggaggacaaGTGGACGTGaccacaggctgtcctcactcaggttagCATGGAAGTCgggagaaattggggagaatggttgtcccgggagattttcgggagtggcactgaaattcaggagtctcccagaaaattcgggagggttggctgctatttttttcctacgctttgtaccCTGCAACTTATAAAACGGTGCCACTGCTTTATGGATTTTTCATGAAACACATGCAAAACAATTACAAGGTGTGTTATAATTTGTgccatggcgccatcttttggacgagttcgctaaCTGTAGGTGCTGCTGGGGGAATGTGGATTCCCACTCTTTAAAACTTCAAAccagaagtagaagtgccgttctgtcttctaGACCCCCATGGCCTTTCTACTcgtgtggattcttcattcatcactccaagcaacatttgcaagttttacaatataactaaaacaattcgtacttaacaaggtgtgatgtctgtaggagtgttttcatgcatatttgtacgtgttatcgtaatgtaatcaagttgtcgttgttagcattagctaatatgctaacaggtttacaagtgtctgtgttagtattattaacttacaataacattctttttgtattgtttcagtttcacaaattcctcagtatatTCATCAAAATATCAccttggagttattgagtctgtttagctgattggaaagctagcttgcgcagctagtgggtccatgaatgtttttgttttgtttgatcagccgttttactgccctgttacagagaccgtttggaaacaattaaggtgtgtaaagaaacatttactaaatatttctgtgtaaataactaatttcacaacgtatatatctgcaacttatagtccggcgCGGCTAATACATGGacacttattttttttcctgaaaatgagtgggtgcggcttatgtaCCGGTGCACTCTGTAGTCGGGGGAAAACCCTGCTTGAGGTAAATCCTAGCAGCAGTGCTATAAATGGCATGTTTCTGGAGCTTGAAAAGTTCAGCTGCCCCTCCCAACGTGATGCTTCTTGTGAGTTTCCACTTGCAAATAGCTGGCTCACTGTCACGGTTCTTACAGTGTCCTCCGCCTGCAACTCCTTGGACATTTCAGGTCCCGCTGCAATACCGAGGGCTCCGCACAAGCCCAACATGTGTGTCCAAAAGTGTGCATCCGGACCCACTCGATGCATCCAAAGTCTGTGGGCCAGTGTTCAGCAAGAAGTGAAGCGTTTCTGTCATCTAGAAACAGGGCGAGGAGAGACAAGCAACGGACCTGCGGGCATAAACGCCAAACCTAATCAGCCATGCACAATATTGATGACCAGGATCTTACGAGTAGTTTTTAGTCTTTCGCGGAGCTGGAGTACATTTTAGATCTTTGACTCTACGTTGTATTTCAGCTCCCGCCCGTCGGCGTGCTCGCTCAGCAGCTCCGTGGAACACTGTCTGTCTTCGGCGCTGTCAAAGTCTGCCTCCTGCTCGTCCTCTTCGTCCCTGCTGATGAAGGCCAGCTCGTTCTCGTAGCAGAAGGAGTTGGCGCCCGAGGTAGGCAACTTCCCGCCTTCCATGTCCCTGGCGCTGCACCTGGGCGTAGACGGCACCTCGAAAGTCTTGTGGAAGTAGGCGTAATCTATCCTGTACTGGCCCTTGTCCTCGAAAATGAGAGGCTCAAAGCGGTGGCCCCAAAGGACCTCGGAGGACAGGTAGGAGCTGCGCGCCTGTGTGGTCATGGCGGTGGCTTCCACCAGGCCTTCCAGGATGATCACGATCTCAAAGTCGGACGTCTCCAGGTCTTGCTTGCTGACGCCAAAGAGCGGGCTGTCCTCGTCGATCTCGTGGATGACGGTGAGAGGCGCCACCAGAAAGAGGCGGTCGGTGCCTCTGTCGTAGCCAACGTTCATGTCGATCTGGTCCAGAGGGATGTACTCACCCTCCTCCGTGTAACGAGGCTTCACCATCTGGGCCCGGACGTGAGCCTCCACAATGTGGCTTTTTCTCAGGTTGGCCACCCTAAACATGAGGCTCAACTTGCCGTCACGCATGGCGATGACCGCGTTGTGGCTGAACAGCAGAGTCTGCGCCCGCTTCTTAGGCCTCGCCATCTTGGCCATGATGGCGCCGATCATGAAGGCGTCGATCACGCAGCCTACGATGGACTGGAACACCACCATGAAGACGGCAACGGGGCACTCTTCCGTCACGCACCGGGAGCCGTAGCCAATGGTGGTCTGGGTCTCGATGGAGAAGAGGAAAGCGGCCAGGAAGGTGTTGACCTGCGTGACACACGGCACCACGTCGCCGGCGGGACGGTCCATGTCGCCGTGCAGGAGGCCGACCACCCAGAAGGCCAGGCCGAACATGAGCCAGGACACCACGAACACCAGACTGAAGAGCAGGAACATGTAGCGCCAGCGAATGTCCACGCACGTGGTGAAGAAGTCAGATATGTAGCGTTGGGACTTGTCGTCCATGTTGGAGAAGTGGATGTTGCACCCCCCCGCCTTGCCCACGAAGCGGCTCTGTCTTTGGCGTCTGGTGTGGATCTTTCCATTCCCGAAAGTGCCCACGGCGGGCATGCTGGTCAGTCTCAGGCCTTCTTCTTCACAGGACAGGAAGCTGTGCTGGTGGCTTCTTCCCACGTTCATGCCTCAGACTTCTGTCCAACGCAGACTGCTGTCCCCCTGCAAGCAGAGACACCTTTAAGTCTTGACTCAACTTGTCGTGGCACCTTGGAGTTCACAATAAAGCACAGGACTGTAATACCAAGAGCAAGGGTGCACGTGGGCCAGCGTCTGTAGTGTGGCTCGTAAGAATTAAGGAATCTAACCCACGGGGTGCCTCCAATTGCTAATTGCTGAACGTTTTCCTCCATCTTGTAAACAAGGTGAGGAATTCAGGTTAATGACCATTAATTGTACATTGAAATGTGAAcaacacagcatttacttatataacccaGTCCAAACAACTTTTCCCGGTCATGATGCAAGTAAACTAACACAAAGAGTCAACACACATAACAccacctgctcactgaactttatgGATGTTATAAAACATGTCCTATCACAACACATAATTCAAtgttacacccatttaaatccactgaaatgcatgatgggaaaaatgcaaaacactctgcTTCCCAAGAGTTCACAGTGAAGTTACATTTCTTAAAGTTTTCCTTCAGAGTGTCGTTGTGTCTCTTGAGAGGTCTTCCCTGACCTGCTTCACCTGTCCATGCAGTAGCATCTTTGGAATGCTCTTGTCTTCCATGTGGATGATATGTCTTGTCCATTTCATTTGGAACTTGATGATCAAACACTCGATGCTGGGGAGGCCACACTTTTCCAGAACCTGGAGGTTAAACATTCTGTTTTGCCACTTGATGTTGCAGATCCCCCGCAGACAATGCTGGTGAAACTGCTCCAGCAGTTTTATGTGTCGGCGGTAGGTGGTCCAGGTCTCACAACAATAGAGGAGTGCGCTGAGGACCACGGCGCTGTACACGGCAATCTTGGTGAAGAGACTGATGCTGCGGACTCGCCAGAGTCTCTTTGTCATTACGCCGAAGACCGCACTTGCCTTTGCAAGGCGCTGCACCATCTCAGCGTCCAGGGATCTGTTGCTTGTAGCGGTGCTACCCAGGTAGCAGAACTTTTCTACAGTCTTGATCTCTGTACTGTTGATGACGATATGAGGAAGTTGTGGTGCATTGGCAGCCTGTAATGTTGAGAGCTGAACCATGGCTTCAGTCTTTCCAAGGCTCAATGTCAGTCTGAATGGCTTGCAGACAGCTGCAAAGCGATCCGTCAAGAACTGTAGGTCTTGGTGGGAATGTGCAACCAGTGTACAGTCATCTGCAAATAGAAGTTCACGTAGTGTGGCCTCAAACACTTTGGCTTTGGCTTGAAGTCTATGTAGGTTGAAGAGTTTCCCATCAGTGTGGAACTGATCGTACACACCAATGTCACAGTTGCTGAAGGCATCAAGCAACTTACCCAAAAACAGGAGAGAGAACAAGGTTGGGGCGAGCACACAGCGCTGCTTCACTCCATTGCTCACTTGGACGGCATCTGAGGCTTCACCATTCTCTTGGACTCTGGCTTGCATACCGTCATGGAAAGAGGCGATCAGTGCTGTTAGCTTCTCTAGACAGACAAACTTCTGCAAAATCTTCCATAAACCGGTCCGGTTCCCTGTATCAAAGGCCTTGTTGAGGTCTACCAATACCACATGGTGCTCCTGATTCTGCTCACTGTGTTTTTCTTGTAGCTGGCAAACAGCAAAGACCACGTCACAGGTGCCCGTGCCTACACGGAAACCGCACTGTGATTCAGGGACAATGATCTCATCGATATGTGTGATGAGTCTGTTGAGGATGACCTTGGCAAGAATCTTCCCAGCGATGCAATGGAGTGATATCCCACGATAGTTGTCACAGGATGTCTTTTCTCCTTTCCTCTTGTATACATGCACTAAGGACGCATCTTTGAAGTCTTGTGGGAGTCCTCCAGTTTCTCAGATGGACCTGAACAGGGATGTCAGTTTCTCAAGGAGTATGCTATCGCCATGCTTGTAGATATCCACAGGAATTCCATCTACATCAGGTGCCTTTCCAGGAGTTGTCTGCTCTAACGCCTCGCAAACCTCGGCACTCGTAGGGAGGTCTGCCATCAATTCTTTCACTGATAGTTGAGGCAGCAGTGCAGGCGCCTTTCCAGAAAAGGTTGACTCTCTGTTCAGGACAATGTTGAAATGTTCTTCTGCCCAGCGAGCAAGTATGTCTGCTTTCTgtgttagatagtactttattgattgcttcaggagtcaataaagtactatctatctatctatctatctatctatgtatctatctatctatctatctatctatctatctatctatctatctatctatctatctatctatctatctatctatctatctatctatctatctatctatctatccatccatccatccatccatccatccatccatccatccatccatccatccatccatccatccatccatccatccatccatccatccatccatctatctatctatctaacacaGAAAGCAGACATACTGGCTAGCTAGGTGGACTGGTCAGAAGATTTTCCTGGGGTTGAACCAGATGTTTTAGGTTCATAAATGGTATGAAGGCCATCATGTAGTGTTTTCATGCCATGGTTCTCGGCTGCCACTTGTAGTTCCTCAGCCTTGTCTGCTGGTAGTCCTGTTTCTTTTTgtgtacatatgtacagtatccatatatgtatatgttgatatgaatgtatgtgtgcatatatgtgtacaaaaaatggtaaatgggttatacttgtatagcggttttctaccttcaaggtactcaaagcgctttgacactacttctacattcacccattcacacactgatggagggagctgccgtgcaaggcactaaccagcacacatcaggagcaagggtgaggtgtcttgctcaggacacaacggacgtgactagtattgtagaaggtggggatcgaaccaggaaccctcagattgctggcacggccactctcccaactacgccacgccgtccccatacatattcaaacatacagtatatacagtgcatgtgtatgtgtgtgtatatatgtatatatcatatatgttTTATAACATATATgttttgtatttgtgtgtatttCATTGATTTAATTGAAGTAGGTATGACTCCatttcggcttcacggtggcagaggggttagtgcgtctgcctcacaatacgaaggtcctgcagtcctgggttcaaatccaggctggggatctttctgtgtggagtttgcatgttctccccgtgaatgcgtgggttccctccgggtactccggcttcctcccacttccaaagacatgcacctggggataggcccctcccacctccaaagacatgcacctggggataggttgattggcaacactaaatggtccctagtgtgtgaatgttgtctgtctatctgtgttggccctgcgatgaggtggcgacttgtccagggtgtaccccgccttctgcccgattgtagctgagataggcgccagcggccccgcaaccccgaaagggaataagcggtagaaaatggatggatggatggatgactccaTTTCTAGTGGTGTGGGCCAAATGGCTCCTAAAGGAAAGGCTGGACACTGGAGACGGCTTCTCATCGTTCACTTCAAAAAGCCGTTCTAAAGACTCGGATCATTCGCCAACATCAGCTCTCGTTTTTGAGCGTTAGACAAAGTTGCGAGGCCGCACGTATGTTTGGCTGGGATTTGTTGACTTTGTTTGAATTGGCGTGATAGCAAATTCCTGGAAGGATTCCTGGAGAGAACATCTCATCCCTCAAACAGCAATCACGGAAGGAAAGAGTGCTAGCAAGTCCCAGCGTGAGAAGAACAATGACAAGAGGAGGAACCACAAGCTGCCTTGGACTTTCCAGGACCAGACCCAGATAACGATGAGGGCCATAATTGCTCATTAGTTTCCTGCGTAATATCTGCAGCAACTGATGAAGCCTTAGAAGATGGATGCAGAGCGGAGCAGGGCTGAAGATGGCAGAGTGCGATACAAAGAGAAAATGAAGTTAACTTCCTCCTTCTTTAGTTCTACTGGAAACGCCGTCGGGCAAAGTGTCCTTACTTCTCATCAACAAGCTCCACAAATAGCCCTTAAATCCAATCCAATGTCACCTATCATCTCTTTCTAATGTGCTGCCACTCCATGTCACCTATCATCTCTTTCTAAAGTGCTGCCACTCCATGTCACCTATCATCTCTTTCTCACAGCTGCCACAACTATTAGGCCTGATGAGGGCCACCCATTCCCTTGTGGGGCCAAGCCGGACACAGAGAGATATGAGGCTCTCAAGTCTTTTGAACCTTCTGAAACACAAAGAAAGATGATTTGTTTGAAGTTTTTTTAACCTTCTGAAACACAAAGAAAGATGAACATTTCTAGGGTTTTTAGCCTTCTGAAACAAGAAGAaacatttaaagtgttttttaaccttCTGAAATACAaagaaagatccatccatccatttcctaccgcttattcccttttggggacttgtccagggtgtatgaatAAAGATGATacatttaaagtatttttaaccTTCTGAAACATGAAGAAAGATGATgcatttaaag
The DNA window shown above is from Nerophis ophidion isolate RoL-2023_Sa linkage group LG23, RoL_Noph_v1.0, whole genome shotgun sequence and carries:
- the kcnj12b gene encoding ATP-sensitive inward rectifier potassium channel 12 — its product is MNVGRSHQHSFLSCEEEGLRLTSMPAVGTFGNGKIHTRRQRQSRFVGKAGGCNIHFSNMDDKSQRYISDFFTTCVDIRWRYMFLLFSLVFVVSWLMFGLAFWVVGLLHGDMDRPAGDVVPCVTQVNTFLAAFLFSIETQTTIGYGSRCVTEECPVAVFMVVFQSIVGCVIDAFMIGAIMAKMARPKKRAQTLLFSHNAVIAMRDGKLSLMFRVANLRKSHIVEAHVRAQMVKPRYTEEGEYIPLDQIDMNVGYDRGTDRLFLVAPLTVIHEIDEDSPLFGVSKQDLETSDFEIVIILEGLVEATAMTTQARSSYLSSEVLWGHRFEPLIFEDKGQYRIDYAYFHKTFEVPSTPRCSARDMEGGKLPTSGANSFCYENELAFISRDEEDEQEADFDSAEDRQCSTELLSEHADGRELKYNVESKI